A window of Castanea sativa cultivar Marrone di Chiusa Pesio chromosome 1, ASM4071231v1 contains these coding sequences:
- the LOC142622833 gene encoding G-type lectin S-receptor-like serine/threonine-protein kinase At1g34300 isoform X1, producing the protein MFATVAILVGLAVVFIKIIFVCMVCEWDSINVNPDSPDSRFMTLTMDKFLNDMEREKPIKFTSLQLRTATENFTNFLGSGGFGTVYKGIFRNGSILAVKVLHGYSDKKIEDQFKAEVSTIGRVHHFNLVRFYGFCFEKNLRALVYEYMGNGSLDKYLFRENKILGFEKLHEIAVGTAKGIAYLHEECQQRIIHYDIKPENILLDPNFLPKVADFGLAKLSNREKTHITMTGGRGTPGYAAPEMWMPYPITQKCDVYSFGMLLFEIIGKRKNLDGSLPESQEWFPMLAWKKFEHGEPEELSIVSGIEEKHREAAERMMKVAFWCVQYRPESRPLMSVVVKMLEGAVEIPTPLNPFQHLLVANPRDNANSHPTQTDSTFNSEYSSQMTSVGATPVMRKYEMEIASI; encoded by the exons ATGTTCGCAACAGTTGCAATTCTTGTGGGCTTGG CAGTAGTCtttataaagattatttttgtgtGTATGGTATGCGAATGGGATAGCATCAATGTCAATCCCGACTCACCGGACTCACGATTTATGACACTCACCATGGATAAATTTCTCAACGATATGGAAAGAGAGAAGCCAATCAAATTTACCTCTTTGCAGCTCAGAACTGCAACAGAAAACTTCACTAATTTTTTGGGTTCAGGAGGATTTGGAACAGTCTATAAGGGAATCTTTCGTAACGGATCCATACTGGCAGTGAAGGTTCTACATGGGTATTCTGATAAGAAAATTGAGGATCAATTCAAGGCAGAAGTGAGTACAATAGGAAGGGTTCATCACTTTAATCTGGTACGTTTTTATGGTTTCTGTTTTGAGAAGAACCTGAGAGCACTTGTTTATGAGTACATGGGAAACGGCTCGCTTGACAAGTACTTGTTTCGTGAAAACAAGATCTTAGGATTTGAAAAGCTTCATGAGATTGCAGTTGGGACAGCCAAAGGGATTGCTTACTTGCATGAAGAATGCCAACAACGAATAATCCATTATGATATTAAACCAGAAAATATTCTTTTGGACCCAAACTTCTTGCCTAAAGTAGCTGATTTCGGTTTGGCGAAGCTATCTAACAGGGAAAAAACACATATCACCATGACAGGAGGAAGGGGGACACCTGGTTATGCTGCACCAGAAATGTGGATGCCATATCCTATAACCCAAAAGTGTGATGTTTACAGCTTTGGGATGCTGTTATTTGAAATCATAGGGAAGAGAAAGAACCTTGATGGTAGTCTTCCAGAGAGTCAAGAGTGGTTCCCAATGTTAGCTTGGAAAAAGTTCGAACATGGAGAACCGGAAGAGTTGAGCATAGTTTCTGGGATAGAGGAGAAACATAGAGAGGCAGCAGAGAGAATGATGAAGGTAGCTTTCTGGTGTGTTCAGTATAGGCCTGAATCAAGACCTTTGATGAGTGTTGTGGTAAAGATGTTGGAAGGAGCGGTAGAGATTCCCACACCTTTAAACCCATTCCAGCACTTGTTGGTTGCTAATCCTAGGGATAATGCAAATTCCCATCCAACACAGACTGATAGCACTTTTAATTCAGAATACTCCTCTCAAATGACCTCTGTAGGCGCTACTCCCGTGATGAGGAAATATGAGATGGAAATAGCCTCTATTTAG
- the LOC142622833 gene encoding G-type lectin S-receptor-like serine/threonine-protein kinase At1g34300 isoform X2 translates to MFATVAILVGLVVFIKIIFVCMVCEWDSINVNPDSPDSRFMTLTMDKFLNDMEREKPIKFTSLQLRTATENFTNFLGSGGFGTVYKGIFRNGSILAVKVLHGYSDKKIEDQFKAEVSTIGRVHHFNLVRFYGFCFEKNLRALVYEYMGNGSLDKYLFRENKILGFEKLHEIAVGTAKGIAYLHEECQQRIIHYDIKPENILLDPNFLPKVADFGLAKLSNREKTHITMTGGRGTPGYAAPEMWMPYPITQKCDVYSFGMLLFEIIGKRKNLDGSLPESQEWFPMLAWKKFEHGEPEELSIVSGIEEKHREAAERMMKVAFWCVQYRPESRPLMSVVVKMLEGAVEIPTPLNPFQHLLVANPRDNANSHPTQTDSTFNSEYSSQMTSVGATPVMRKYEMEIASI, encoded by the exons ATGTTCGCAACAGTTGCAATTCTTGTGGGCTTGG TAGTCtttataaagattatttttgtgtGTATGGTATGCGAATGGGATAGCATCAATGTCAATCCCGACTCACCGGACTCACGATTTATGACACTCACCATGGATAAATTTCTCAACGATATGGAAAGAGAGAAGCCAATCAAATTTACCTCTTTGCAGCTCAGAACTGCAACAGAAAACTTCACTAATTTTTTGGGTTCAGGAGGATTTGGAACAGTCTATAAGGGAATCTTTCGTAACGGATCCATACTGGCAGTGAAGGTTCTACATGGGTATTCTGATAAGAAAATTGAGGATCAATTCAAGGCAGAAGTGAGTACAATAGGAAGGGTTCATCACTTTAATCTGGTACGTTTTTATGGTTTCTGTTTTGAGAAGAACCTGAGAGCACTTGTTTATGAGTACATGGGAAACGGCTCGCTTGACAAGTACTTGTTTCGTGAAAACAAGATCTTAGGATTTGAAAAGCTTCATGAGATTGCAGTTGGGACAGCCAAAGGGATTGCTTACTTGCATGAAGAATGCCAACAACGAATAATCCATTATGATATTAAACCAGAAAATATTCTTTTGGACCCAAACTTCTTGCCTAAAGTAGCTGATTTCGGTTTGGCGAAGCTATCTAACAGGGAAAAAACACATATCACCATGACAGGAGGAAGGGGGACACCTGGTTATGCTGCACCAGAAATGTGGATGCCATATCCTATAACCCAAAAGTGTGATGTTTACAGCTTTGGGATGCTGTTATTTGAAATCATAGGGAAGAGAAAGAACCTTGATGGTAGTCTTCCAGAGAGTCAAGAGTGGTTCCCAATGTTAGCTTGGAAAAAGTTCGAACATGGAGAACCGGAAGAGTTGAGCATAGTTTCTGGGATAGAGGAGAAACATAGAGAGGCAGCAGAGAGAATGATGAAGGTAGCTTTCTGGTGTGTTCAGTATAGGCCTGAATCAAGACCTTTGATGAGTGTTGTGGTAAAGATGTTGGAAGGAGCGGTAGAGATTCCCACACCTTTAAACCCATTCCAGCACTTGTTGGTTGCTAATCCTAGGGATAATGCAAATTCCCATCCAACACAGACTGATAGCACTTTTAATTCAGAATACTCCTCTCAAATGACCTCTGTAGGCGCTACTCCCGTGATGAGGAAATATGAGATGGAAATAGCCTCTATTTAG